The segment GTGTCCTTGCAGAGATGCCGGCGCCCAGCGAGGCAGTTGCGGCAGACACCGCACACGATGTGGCCCTCGCCGTCGACGAGTTCACCGATCTGGAAGGTGGTGACGTTTGAGCCGACCGCGGCGACTTCGCCGACGAACTCGTGACCGATCACCATCGGCGCCGGAATCGTCTTCGCGGCCCACGCGTCCCAGTTGTAGATGTGGATGTCCGTGCCGCAGATCGACGTGCGCTTGATTCGGATCAGCACATCGTTGATTCCCGGCACCGGCACCGGGACTTCGATGAGGTTGAGCCCGGGGCCGGGCTTCAGCTTGGCGATGGCCTGCATGGTCGTGGGGAGATGCATGATTTTTCGGGCTGGGCTTGAACAACATGTTCACCATAGTAAACAGGACGGCGTCAAACGTTTTGTTTACCATAGTGAACACTCCCGAACACTCCTCCCAAATAATCGCGAAAAAGATCCTGACGGAACGTCATCGCCAGAAGCTCTCGCTCGGCGATCTCGCGGTGCGCAGCGATGTGAGCAAGGGCATGCTCTCGCAAATCGAACAGGGAAAGCGCAACCCGACGATCGCGGTGATGAGCAAGATTGCCACCGGGCTGCGCGTGCCGCTGGCGCGGTTGCTGCCTGACGATGGTCCGCGGGTCTGGCGGGTGATTCGCGCGAACGACGAAAACCATATTCTGTTCGACAACGACGAGCACCAGTTGCGGACCCTCTCGCCGATCGATCTCGAGAAGCAGGTGGAGTTCTACGAGCTCATCCTGCATCCACACGGCAAGCTGGTGTCCGATCCGCACGCGCGCGGCGCGGAGGAGATTCTCACGGTGGCCAAAGGCCACGTGCAGGTGAAATCGGGCGAGAAGGAGACGGAGTTGCGCCGGGGCGATTCGGCCTACTACGCGGCGGACGTGCCCCACGCGATCGTGAACCTCGGCAACACCGAGGCGGTCGCCTACATGATCGTGCGATGGTATCACTGACGCTGACCGCCCGTAAGTGGTCCTACGGAGTGATCAGATCGTCGGCGACAAAGACGCGATAGTCTTTGATGCGCCCCGTCGTGTCTGGCGGACCCTGACGTGGAACATACCGGAAGCCGCCGACCGTGCGCGGCTCGGCCAGATCGACGATGAGGCGGTGAGGATAGCCGGGCTGCGCGGTGCCCCACTGCGTGCGCCAGGCGTTCGCCGTTTGGCCGTCGATCGCGTTCTCGGCAGTGCCGTCGCCCTGCTCGCGTTCCTCGCTGTCGACGTAAGCGATGGTCCACGCCTCGGCGCTCAGCGGATGCCCGGAGTCGTCGAGCAGCGCGATCTCCGCCACGCTGGCCAACGGGCCGCCATCCTGCGCGTTCAGTGCCTCGAGACAAAAATAGCGGCCGCGCACGGCATGGGAGAAACTCACCTCCTGCAAAGCCGGGCTCGCGTCGAAGCTGCCCCGGTGCGCCGGCGTTCCAAAATCCGCGCGCAACGTCACCTGCCGCCGCCGCGACGGCGCGAAATCCAGCTTCGGGCGGAGCTGATCCAAGATCGGCTGGTCTAGCGCGGCGATGACCGGGTTTGCGGGCCCGATCAAGTCGAGCACGACGATCTCGTTGTCGCCGGCCTTCAACCACGGCGCGGGCACATACATGGTTTGCTGCGGGCCGATGTTCCAATACCGGCCGAGATTGTGACCATTCACCCAGACAAACCCTTTGCCCCACGGGCGCATGTCCAGAAAACAGTCACCCGGTTGTTCGACCTTCACCGTCGCACGCCAGAATGCCGGCGCCGGCGAGGTTCGCTCCTGTTCACCAGTCGGTTGGTAGCGGAGCGTGCCGAGCATCGGCTGATCGAGCGGCAGACGGAAAATCTGCCAACCGCGAAGTTCCCTGCGCGGCTGCCCGGACGCGGT is part of the Opitutus terrae PB90-1 genome and harbors:
- a CDS encoding helix-turn-helix domain-containing protein, with amino-acid sequence MNTPEHSSQIIAKKILTERHRQKLSLGDLAVRSDVSKGMLSQIEQGKRNPTIAVMSKIATGLRVPLARLLPDDGPRVWRVIRANDENHILFDNDEHQLRTLSPIDLEKQVEFYELILHPHGKLVSDPHARGAEEILTVAKGHVQVKSGEKETELRRGDSAYYAADVPHAIVNLGNTEAVAYMIVRWYH